GGACCTGCGGGCCTGGTTTACCTGCTGCTGGTGGGCCTGGTGTCCCTGGGCTGGTGCAACTGGATCCGGCGGCTCCTGGGGGGGCTGACCGGCGATACCTACGGTGCCCTGGCCGAAATAACCGAGGTCTTTATCCTGGCGGCGTATTTTTTCAGGCCGTGGTAAGGGGGTGGAAGCCATGCAGGGCGTAGCCCTGGCCCGTGGTGCCTGCGGCGAATTAGTGCAGGGGATGGTCGACGGTAAATACTTCCTCATTACCTGCCCGATTAATATTAGTGCCGAAGCGACTGTAACTCTGGTCCCCGGGGGCCGCTTTCAGGGTCCTCCCGGCAAGAGTAAGGCTCTGGCGGCGGCACGCCTGACCATGGCCCGGCTGGGAGAAAAGCAGTGGGGCGCCCGGTTGACCATAAACAACCCCCTGCCGCCGGGCAAGGGGTTGGCCAGCAGTACAGCCGATGTGGCGGCGGCAGCCGCGGCTACAGCCAGGGCCCTGGGAGCCGAACTATCCCTGGAAGAGATTAAAAGGATCGCCTTGGCCATTGAACCGAGTGACGGTACCTTCCTACCGGGTATTGTCCTTTTTGATCACCTCCGGGGTGAATTCTGGGAGAGTTTAGGGGAACCGCCGCCCCTGGCCATTTTAATCGTCGATCTGGGCGGCACGGTTGATACCATCCTCTTTAACCAGCGCCGCGATCTTATGGCTTTAAACCGGGCCAAGGAAGGGGCTGTCCGCCGGGCGGTGGCCCTGGTGCGGGAAGGGCTGGCCTCCGGCCGGGTGGAATTAATCGCCCGGGGTGCTACTTTAAGCGCCCTGGCCAACCAGGAAATTCTCCATAAACCGGAACTGGAAACCCTGGTGGAGCTGGCTACCGGCCTGGGAGCCCTGGGGGTAAATGTAGCCCACAGCGGTACGGTGGCAGGTATCCTCTATCGACCTGGAGAAGTAGATAGCGATGAACTGGAAAGAAAAATCCGGGCAGTATTTCCCTATGTACATTTTATCCGGGCTACCATGACCGGTGGTGGAGTGGAGGCCAGGGATGAATTATGGCTTACGGGCAAAGAGGTAATGGCGGCAGGAAGCTGGGCAGGCCGGTTCACGGCGGCGACTGGCAGGGGGCGGTAGAAAAATACGGCTGGCAGCCGGAAGAAATACTGGACTTCAGTGCTAATATCAACCCCCTGGGGCCGCCCGCAAGGGTCCTCGAAACCTTGCAGCAGAACCTGCCGGCCATCCGGCGCTACCCTGATCCCCGCTGCCGGCAGTTAAAAAAGGCCCTGGCTGATTATCTGCAGGTAGAACCGGCCGCCGTTATTGCCGCCAATGGAGCTACGGAATTGATCTATCTCATCTGCCAGACTTTAAAGCCGCGCCGCGTCCTTATCCCCGAGCCGACCTTCAGCGAATATCGCCGCGCCGCTGTAACTGCCGGCGCCGAAGTGGTGACGCTGGAGCTCAACCCTGCCTCTTCCTTTGCCCTGGATATAGACCGCTGGCGGGAAAAGCTGGAAAGAATAGATCTCGCCTTTTTATGCAATCCCAACAACCCCACTGGCCAGCTCCTGGAGAAAGCGGTTTTGAAAGAAATTGTGGAACTCTGCCGGCGGCGCGGCGTTTTTCTTGTTGTCGATGAATCCTTCCTCGATTTCCTCCCCAACTGGCCGGAACTTTCCCTGGGCAGCCGGGCGGCTGCCAGGGAAGGTTTATTTACCCTGCGCTCCCTGACAAAAATTTTTGCCCTGCCGGGGCTGCGCCTGGGCTGCGGGGTGACCCATCCGGAGCTGGCGGCCAGGCTGGAAGCGCGGCGGGACCCCTGGAGCGTTAATATCCTGGCCCAGATGGCCGGGGTTGCGGCCCTAGCCGACGGCGAGTATTTGAAGGCGACCCGGGAATTAATAAGGCGGGAAAAAGAATATCTTTATCATGGGCTGGCGGGGCTGGCAGGATTCCGGCCCTATCATCCCGAAGTTAATTTTATCCTGACGGATATTTCCGCCAGCGGCCTGACGGTTCCAGAGCTGGCAGCGCAGCTGGTGCGAGAACGCATCTTAATTCGCGACTGTTCTTCTTTTCCCGGCCTGGGGCCCGCCTATTTTCGTGTGGCCGTACTTGACCGGGGAGCCAACCAGAAGCTCTTGCGCGCTTTAAAGAGAGCAGTGGAGGAGAGTTAATTGGAAGGTACAAGGGTTTACCTGGTCCGCCATGGTGAAACGGAGTGGAACAACGCGGGGCGCTACCAGGGGCATTCGGATGTAGCTTTGAGCCCGAGAGGCCGGCAGCAGGCGGAATTGCTGCGCGA
This Moorella sp. E308F DNA region includes the following protein-coding sequences:
- the cobD gene encoding threonine-phosphate decarboxylase CobD, with protein sequence MAYGQRGNGGRKLGRPVHGGDWQGAVEKYGWQPEEILDFSANINPLGPPARVLETLQQNLPAIRRYPDPRCRQLKKALADYLQVEPAAVIAANGATELIYLICQTLKPRRVLIPEPTFSEYRRAAVTAGAEVVTLELNPASSFALDIDRWREKLERIDLAFLCNPNNPTGQLLEKAVLKEIVELCRRRGVFLVVDESFLDFLPNWPELSLGSRAAAREGLFTLRSLTKIFALPGLRLGCGVTHPELAARLEARRDPWSVNILAQMAGVAALADGEYLKATRELIRREKEYLYHGLAGLAGFRPYHPEVNFILTDISASGLTVPELAAQLVRERILIRDCSSFPGLGPAYFRVAVLDRGANQKLLRALKRAVEES
- a CDS encoding GHMP kinase, encoding MQGVALARGACGELVQGMVDGKYFLITCPINISAEATVTLVPGGRFQGPPGKSKALAAARLTMARLGEKQWGARLTINNPLPPGKGLASSTADVAAAAAATARALGAELSLEEIKRIALAIEPSDGTFLPGIVLFDHLRGEFWESLGEPPPLAILIVDLGGTVDTILFNQRRDLMALNRAKEGAVRRAVALVREGLASGRVELIARGATLSALANQEILHKPELETLVELATGLGALGVNVAHSGTVAGILYRPGEVDSDELERKIRAVFPYVHFIRATMTGGGVEARDELWLTGKEVMAAGSWAGRFTAATGRGR